One Lacipirellulaceae bacterium DNA window includes the following coding sequences:
- a CDS encoding esterase-like activity of phytase family protein, translated as MTFLRIASCFTLLSLAVSPCLISESRAARWSITPTGTFTLDTNGLSVAEMSGVMHAGQGFSAIDFLAVQDDGSGGIRFRLNQDPNFGTILSATAIDAFPFTPGMDDEGIARAVELGGFSLPGQRIAYVSNEDDPSIRQIRFTDGAVISTIAAPSVYANRRVNRGFESLASWSNSPDGARLATANEEALTIDGPAATTTNGTVVRVQTYSVLGNPEFAVTAQATKQFAYEVDPIHAGTSTANGARSGLAELIAMPDKTLVAMERSLANSFSPPPFQNRLYEIDSDNATDTGAATYDSGLAGATYTPAGKELLWSGTVGGGFGQNLEGLTVGPKLDNGNWLLVGVVDSGDQLSTNTIITFEATAITTADFNGSGTVEGGDFLHWQRERDSDAISFTADARDADGNRDGDVDADDLSLWTGGYGSAAVVAETVPEPSGIMLLAMSLVILSRRKRSSNTH; from the coding sequence ATGACATTTCTGCGCATCGCTTCGTGCTTCACTCTTTTATCGCTTGCAGTTTCGCCGTGTCTGATCTCTGAAAGCCGAGCCGCTCGTTGGTCGATCACGCCGACGGGAACCTTCACCCTCGACACAAATGGCTTGAGTGTTGCTGAAATGAGCGGTGTCATGCACGCTGGTCAAGGCTTCTCAGCGATTGACTTTCTTGCGGTGCAAGACGATGGCAGTGGCGGCATCCGATTTCGTTTGAATCAAGACCCGAATTTTGGAACCATTCTCTCAGCGACGGCGATTGATGCCTTTCCATTCACCCCTGGCATGGACGACGAAGGGATCGCCAGAGCCGTCGAGTTGGGCGGTTTCTCACTCCCCGGTCAGCGAATCGCCTACGTTAGTAACGAAGACGATCCCAGTATACGACAGATTCGGTTCACCGACGGTGCGGTGATTTCTACCATTGCGGCGCCTTCTGTTTATGCAAACCGCCGCGTGAACCGTGGCTTCGAGTCGCTGGCTAGTTGGAGCAACTCGCCAGATGGTGCCCGCCTTGCGACGGCCAACGAGGAGGCACTAACCATTGATGGCCCCGCCGCGACGACTACCAACGGAACAGTTGTGCGGGTACAGACTTATTCAGTCTTAGGAAATCCCGAGTTTGCCGTCACGGCACAAGCAACCAAGCAATTCGCCTATGAAGTTGATCCGATCCACGCTGGCACAAGCACGGCCAATGGGGCACGCAGCGGTCTAGCTGAACTGATCGCCATGCCGGACAAGACACTTGTGGCAATGGAACGGTCCTTGGCAAACTCGTTCTCGCCGCCACCTTTTCAGAATCGCTTGTACGAAATCGACTCTGACAACGCGACCGACACCGGTGCTGCCACGTACGATTCAGGCCTCGCCGGAGCGACTTACACACCAGCGGGCAAAGAACTGCTTTGGTCAGGCACGGTTGGTGGCGGATTTGGCCAAAATTTGGAGGGGCTTACCGTCGGGCCGAAGCTTGACAACGGTAATTGGCTCTTGGTTGGTGTTGTTGACAGTGGAGACCAGCTTAGCACCAATACGATAATCACTTTTGAGGCGACAGCCATTACCACCGCGGACTTTAATGGTTCGGGCACTGTCGAAGGGGGCGATTTCCTTCATTGGCAGCGAGAACGTGACTCCGATGCAATCTCTTTCACGGCAGACGCCCGCGATGCTGATGGGAATCGTGACGGTGACGTCGACGCGGACGATTTGAGTCTTTGGACTGGAGGGTACGGCTCGGCAGCGGTCGTGGCTGAGACGGTTCCGGAGCCGAGTGGGATCATGTTACTCGCGATGAGTCTTGTGATATTGTCTCGTCGAAAGCGATCGTCAAATACCCACTAG